A genome region from Neisseria meningitidis includes the following:
- a CDS encoding DUF935 domain-containing protein, with protein MAKKNNKTKIQKPEAALQTDVAQITATGRVIAEHPSNFITPQKMRALFEDAESGDIRAQHELFADIEERDSDIAANMGTRKRALLTLNWRVAPPRNATPEEEKLSDQAYEMMDSLPTLEDLIMDLMDAVGHGFSALEVEWVFSDGLYLPRNFIHRPQSWFKWDKDNGLLLRTRENPEGEALWPLGWVVHTQKSRSVQQARNGLFRTLSWLYMFKHYAVHDFAEFLELYGMPIRIGKYGAGATKEEKNTLLRAVAEIGHNAAGIMPEGMEIELHNAASGTMATSNPFLQMADWCEKSAARLILGQTLTSGADGKSSTNALGNIHNEVRRDLLVSDAKQVAQTITSQIIGPFLQINYPNADPNRVPKFEFDTREPKDIAVFADAIPKLVDVGVQIPESWVRDKLVIPDVQEGEAVLVRQVPDNPINRTALAALSAHTVPSKATGRHQEILDGALDDALVEPDFNSQLNPMVRQAVAALNACNSYEEADAALNALYPNLDNAKLRTYMQQALFISDILGQDHARA; from the coding sequence ATGGCAAAAAAGAACAATAAAACTAAAATCCAAAAGCCCGAAGCTGCATTGCAGACGGACGTGGCTCAAATTACGGCGACCGGTCGGGTTATCGCCGAGCATCCGTCCAATTTTATTACACCGCAAAAGATGCGGGCCCTCTTCGAGGATGCGGAAAGCGGCGACATCCGCGCCCAACACGAGCTTTTCGCGGACATTGAGGAGCGCGACAGCGACATCGCGGCAAATATGGGGACGCGCAAACGCGCGCTGCTGACGCTCAACTGGCGCGTCGCCCCGCCGCGAAATGCGACGCCCGAAGAAGAAAAGCTGTCCGACCAAGCCTACGAAATGATGGACAGCCTGCCTACCCTCGAAGACCTGATTATGGATTTGATGGACGCGGTAGGGCACGGATTTTCTGCGTTGGAGGTCGAGTGGGTATTTTCAGACGGCCTTTACCTACCCCGAAACTTTATCCACCGCCCGCAAAGCTGGTTCAAATGGGACAAAGACAACGGGCTGCTGCTGCGTACCCGCGAAAATCCGGAAGGCGAAGCGTTGTGGCCGCTGGGCTGGGTCGTTCATACCCAAAAATCGCGCAGCGTCCAGCAGGCGCGCAACGGGCTTTTCCGCACGCTTTCCTGGCTGTATATGTTCAAACACTACGCCGTCCACGATTTTGCCGAGTTTTTGGAGCTGTACGGCATGCCCATCCGTATCGGCAAATACGGCGCGGGCGCAACCAAAGAGGAAAAAAACACCCTGCTTCGAGCGGTGGCGGAAATCGGTCACAACGCGGCAGGCATCATGCCAGAAGGTATGGAAATCGAGCTGCACAACGCTGCAAGCGGTACGATGGCAACCAGCAATCCGTTTTTGCAGATGGCCGACTGGTGCGAAAAATCGGCGGCGCGGCTGATTTTGGGGCAAACGCTAACCAGCGGTGCGGACGGAAAATCCAGCACCAACGCGCTGGGCAATATCCACAACGAGGTACGCCGCGATTTGCTGGTGTCGGACGCAAAACAGGTGGCGCAAACCATCACAAGCCAAATCATCGGACCGTTCCTGCAAATCAACTATCCCAATGCCGACCCAAACCGCGTGCCGAAATTTGAATTTGACACGCGCGAGCCGAAAGACATCGCGGTCTTTGCCGACGCTATCCCGAAACTGGTGGATGTCGGCGTACAAATCCCCGAAAGCTGGGTGCGCGACAAACTGGTCATTCCAGATGTGCAGGAGGGTGAGGCTGTGTTGGTGCGGCAGGTACCGGACAATCCGATAAACAGAACTGCATTGGCGGCTTTATCCGCCCACACCGTACCATCTAAGGCTACGGGCAGGCATCAGGAAATATTGGACGGCGCGTTGGATGACGCGCTGGTTGAGCCCGATTTCAATTCTCAGCTCAACCCGATGGTGCGTCAGGCGGTTGCCGCACTTAATGCTTGCAACAGCTACGAGGAGGCAGATGCCGCACTGAATGCGCTTTATCCGAATTTGGACAACGCGAAACTGCGTACCTATATGCAGCAGGCCTTGTTTATCAGCGATATTTTGGGACAAGACCATGCCCGCGCCTGA